A genomic window from Ignavibacteria bacterium includes:
- a CDS encoding trypsin-like peptidase domain-containing protein translates to MNIRLSSFVLRFLLILVLFTGITFPQDKSEVYKNTVASVGLITDRTGAVASGFFINPKTFVTNHHVTEDLDMKTAKIEMKDDRVFKVKKIVKEIKVCDLAIVEISSECDDILPLADESGIEYYDDVYSLGNPTDEDMNVDYFHLTKGKIKKIDTDSWFYDGDEDYTHEAYVIQHTAMIKPGNSGGPLLNSRGEVVGVNTFFYGDSLNYAIHINELKSILDDNNIAYNKSVGEKIFTKKEKRSRTLGERIEYVVFERQFEIIEIYSYVFVSLGALYFAFIFFGIIMIIVYTTAFKPVKYNNQR, encoded by the coding sequence ATGAACATTAGACTATCTTCATTTGTATTGCGTTTTTTATTGATCCTGGTCCTTTTTACCGGGATTACCTTCCCCCAGGATAAATCAGAAGTATATAAAAACACAGTTGCTTCCGTTGGACTTATCACTGACAGGACCGGCGCTGTTGCAAGCGGTTTTTTTATCAATCCAAAAACATTTGTTACAAATCATCATGTAACAGAAGATCTTGATATGAAAACTGCAAAGATAGAAATGAAAGATGACAGGGTTTTTAAGGTTAAAAAAATTGTAAAAGAGATCAAGGTATGTGATCTTGCAATAGTTGAAATTTCCAGTGAATGCGATGATATTCTGCCGCTGGCTGATGAAAGCGGAATTGAATACTATGATGATGTTTATTCACTTGGCAATCCCACAGATGAGGATATGAATGTAGATTACTTTCATTTAACCAAGGGAAAGATCAAAAAGATAGATACTGATTCCTGGTTTTATGATGGTGATGAAGATTATACCCACGAGGCATATGTTATTCAGCATACTGCTATGATTAAGCCAGGGAACAGCGGCGGGCCGCTGCTCAACAGCCGCGGTGAAGTAGTCGGGGTAAACACCTTCTTTTACGGAGATTCGCTCAATTATGCTATACATATTAATGAGCTTAAATCAATTCTTGATGATAACAATATAGCCTATAACAAATCAGTAGGTGAAAAAATATTCACCAAAAAAGAAAAACGCTCCAGGACGCTTGGCGAAAGAATTGAATATGTAGTGTTTGAACGCCAGTTTGAAATAATAGAAATATATTCATATGTTTTTGTATCGCTTGGCGCACTTTATTTTGCATTTATATTTTTCGGAATTATAATGATTATTGTATACACCACAGCATTTAAGCCTGTGAAGTATAATAATCAAAGATAA
- a CDS encoding DUF423 domain-containing protein, translating into MKNNWTAAGAAFGFLAVAIGAFGAHQLKNVLSPEMMEVYRTGVLYHLLHAVIITAIGFTANPKYFKAALFLSIGIILFSFSLYIYTVTGIKALAMITPAGGVSFLIGWLLIFISSLKRK; encoded by the coding sequence ATGAAAAACAACTGGACTGCTGCCGGCGCTGCCTTTGGCTTTCTTGCAGTTGCTATCGGCGCTTTTGGAGCTCACCAATTAAAAAATGTTCTTTCCCCTGAAATGATGGAAGTTTACAGAACGGGGGTTCTTTACCACCTGCTTCATGCCGTCATTATTACGGCTATCGGGTTCACTGCCAATCCAAAGTATTTTAAAGCTGCATTATTTCTTTCCATCGGAATTATTCTGTTCTCCTTTTCTTTGTATATTTATACTGTTACCGGTATAAAAGCGCTTGCAATGATAACACCCGCAGGAGGAGTAAGCTTTCTCATTGGCTGGCTTTTAATCTTTATATCTTCACTAAAACGAAAATGA
- a CDS encoding RNA polymerase sigma factor, giving the protein MEKDQLFNEVLSQNKDRIYRICCAYERDPDERNDLYQEIMINIWKSLDKFEGRSLISTWIYRIAVNTSLLHVKRSARKKQMHTADDVETLNIPETDSTEEKIRTGTEIEKLFECINRLKEVDRLIISMVLDDLSYKEIAEVTGMTTSNVGVKINRIKKELAKMMGS; this is encoded by the coding sequence ATGGAAAAGGACCAGCTTTTTAACGAGGTACTTTCCCAGAACAAAGACAGGATCTACAGGATATGCTGCGCCTATGAAAGAGACCCTGATGAACGCAATGACCTTTACCAGGAGATCATGATAAATATTTGGAAAAGCCTCGATAAATTCGAAGGGCGCTCACTGATAAGTACATGGATCTACAGGATAGCTGTAAATACTTCCCTGCTGCATGTAAAACGCTCAGCACGCAAAAAACAGATGCATACTGCAGATGATGTGGAAACACTTAATATACCTGAAACTGATTCAACAGAAGAAAAGATAAGGACAGGTACTGAAATTGAAAAGCTGTTTGAATGCATTAACAGGCTGAAGGAAGTTGACAGGCTGATAATATCAATGGTGCTTGATGACCTTTCCTACAAAGAAATAGCCGAAGTAACCGGTATGACAACAAGCAATGTTGGGGTTAAAATAAACAGAATAAAAAAAGAGCTTGCAAAAATGATGGGGTCTTAA
- the cyoE gene encoding heme o synthase: protein MKRSSANTGIAVRAVENNFTGSLTELLKVFSELTKFKITALVSFTTGLGFILASNSLSFTMFWAIAGIFLLAAASSSLNHWQEKDTDALMDRTKFRPIPAGRIEPAAALYVSLGLLVSGSIVLLFTTNFTTFMVGLFTFFWYNGVYTPLKRKTAFAIIPGALVGALPPVAGWTAAGGDLFDGRIIMIAVYFFIWQIPHFWLLLMLYGSDYEKGGFPTLNKVFAPEQLKRITFMWLIGNVMTAMLIPMFLYINYSASFIALCVISGWMLWVSFKFLRGSTERKSIRNTFIAINFYTLLLITILSIDKLIKVF, encoded by the coding sequence TTGAAGAGAAGCAGCGCAAATACAGGTATTGCAGTTAGAGCAGTTGAAAATAATTTCACTGGTTCTTTAACGGAGTTATTGAAAGTGTTCAGCGAGCTGACAAAATTCAAAATTACGGCTTTAGTATCATTTACTACAGGACTTGGGTTTATACTGGCTTCCAATAGTTTAAGCTTCACGATGTTCTGGGCTATTGCAGGTATTTTCCTGCTTGCAGCAGCTTCATCATCACTAAATCACTGGCAGGAAAAAGATACCGATGCGCTGATGGACAGAACCAAGTTCCGTCCTATACCTGCAGGCAGAATTGAACCTGCGGCTGCATTATATGTTTCACTTGGCTTGCTGGTTTCAGGTTCTATCGTTCTTTTATTTACAACAAATTTTACCACCTTTATGGTGGGTTTATTTACATTTTTCTGGTATAATGGTGTTTATACACCGCTGAAGCGCAAAACTGCGTTTGCGATCATACCGGGCGCTTTGGTTGGAGCATTGCCGCCTGTTGCAGGATGGACAGCAGCAGGAGGGGACCTGTTTGACGGCAGAATTATTATGATAGCTGTATATTTCTTTATCTGGCAGATACCGCACTTCTGGCTGCTGCTTATGCTTTATGGCAGTGATTATGAAAAAGGGGGCTTCCCGACACTTAACAAAGTTTTTGCCCCTGAACAGCTTAAGAGGATAACATTTATGTGGCTTATCGGCAATGTTATGACAGCTATGTTAATTCCTATGTTCTTATATATTAATTATTCTGCAAGCTTTATTGCATTATGCGTAATTTCCGGGTGGATGCTTTGGGTATCTTTTAAATTCCTTCGAGGCAGCACAGAAAGAAAAAGTATCAGAAACACATTTATTGCAATAAATTTTTACACTTTGCTTTTAATAACTATCTTATCAATTGATAAATTAATTAAAGTATTCTAA
- the coxB gene encoding cytochrome c oxidase subunit II: protein MNPIVELVDNSFIFIIAISVLLLVGVTVAMIYFVFRYSEKNNPKPDQSITGSTTLEILWTVIPLILVLAMFFYGYEGFKEMRKIPPNAMVVKVTGKMWFWHFEYANKKTSDTLLILPQGKDVRFELESADVNHSFYVPAYRVKEDCVPGRTNHMWFHTTNVGLFDIECAEYCGLNHSYMLGKVKIVPEKEFLEWYNKVDSVQKTDSLKTDTLKTGTVKTDSLKSTQVSTDTSKAPGNKKDTLKMNPKDSLKRKEK from the coding sequence ATGAATCCAATAGTAGAACTAGTAGATAATTCGTTTATATTTATAATAGCAATTTCGGTACTGCTTTTAGTAGGCGTTACCGTTGCGATGATATATTTTGTTTTCAGGTACAGCGAAAAGAACAACCCGAAGCCTGACCAGTCAATAACAGGAAGTACGACACTGGAGATCCTGTGGACGGTCATTCCTCTTATACTTGTGCTGGCAATGTTCTTTTACGGCTATGAAGGCTTTAAGGAAATGAGAAAAATTCCGCCAAATGCAATGGTGGTAAAAGTAACAGGCAAAATGTGGTTCTGGCATTTTGAATATGCCAATAAAAAAACCAGTGATACACTTCTTATCCTGCCGCAGGGCAAGGATGTGAGGTTTGAGCTGGAATCAGCTGATGTTAACCACAGCTTTTATGTACCGGCTTACAGGGTAAAAGAAGACTGCGTTCCCGGGAGGACCAATCATATGTGGTTTCATACAACAAATGTTGGATTGTTCGATATAGAATGCGCGGAATACTGCGGCCTGAACCATTCATACATGCTTGGCAAAGTTAAAATAGTGCCTGAAAAAGAATTTTTAGAGTGGTACAATAAAGTTGATTCAGTACAAAAAACGGATTCACTTAAAACTGATACGCTGAAGACCGGCACAGTAAAAACGGATTCACTTAAATCAACACAGGTTTCAACTGATACAAGTAAGGCACCGGGAAATAAAAAGGATACATTGAAAATGAATCCCAAGGACAGCCTGAAGAGAAAAGAAAAGTAG
- a CDS encoding cytochrome C oxidase subunit IV family protein, producing the protein MSEQTQTGELAASQAHSAAHGEAHAEGHAHSVSYGTYFMVWLGLVALTAVTVTIAGIHLGSLTLITAMLIASVKTALVGYHFMHLKYDNVIIKVFVLVCLVIFLTFWILTFSDLSFR; encoded by the coding sequence ATGAGTGAACAGACACAAACAGGAGAGTTAGCTGCATCACAGGCTCACAGTGCTGCCCACGGTGAAGCTCATGCTGAAGGCCACGCTCACAGCGTAAGCTACGGTACATATTTTATGGTATGGCTGGGACTTGTTGCCTTAACGGCAGTAACTGTTACTATAGCAGGCATACATTTAGGAAGCCTTACGCTTATAACAGCAATGCTTATTGCATCTGTAAAAACTGCGCTTGTAGGCTACCATTTTATGCATTTGAAGTACGATAATGTTATAATCAAAGTTTTTGTTCTGGTTTGTCTAGTAATATTTTTAACATTCTGGATCTTGACATTCAGTGATCTATCATTCAGGTAA
- a CDS encoding cytochrome c oxidase subunit 3 — protein MHEGSSHGGAHVHRDDEGSKMAMWLFLFTELLLFGGLFLLYGAYRFEYADGFKVAAADMNSFIGAVNTIILLTSSLSVALSIAAIQRNQKRLTMAMLWFTILCGIAFLINKYFEWSHEIHNGIYPGGPALENMSNGEVIYFGLYYVMTGLHGLHVIVGLIFIGFIMNFISRDKITSTNYQKLENAGLYWHLVDVIWIFLFPLFYLLH, from the coding sequence ATGCACGAAGGGTCATCGCACGGAGGAGCGCACGTTCATCGCGATGATGAAGGCTCAAAAATGGCGATGTGGCTTTTCCTCTTCACGGAATTGCTTTTATTCGGCGGTTTGTTTCTATTATACGGTGCATACAGGTTTGAATATGCTGACGGCTTTAAAGTAGCCGCTGCGGATATGAATTCATTCATAGGCGCGGTAAATACAATAATACTACTCACAAGCTCACTTTCGGTAGCTCTTTCAATTGCGGCTATTCAGCGCAACCAGAAAAGGCTTACAATGGCGATGCTATGGTTCACAATACTTTGCGGTATAGCGTTCTTGATCAATAAGTATTTTGAATGGAGCCATGAAATTCACAACGGTATTTACCCCGGCGGACCCGCTCTTGAGAACATGTCCAATGGTGAAGTAATTTACTTCGGGTTGTATTATGTTATGACAGGGCTCCACGGTCTGCATGTTATTGTAGGTTTGATATTTATAGGCTTTATTATGAATTTTATTTCAAGGGATAAGATCACAAGCACAAATTACCAGAAGCTTGAAAATGCCGGCTTATACTGGCATCTTGTTGATGTGATCTGGATATTTTTATTCCCGCTGTTTTACCTGCTGCATTGA
- the ctaD gene encoding cytochrome c oxidase subunit I has translation MANGSLANDVSYLEYEGKHKGIMGWLLSVDHKRIGLMYLMGILVFFFVAMTLGVLMRLEMLTPGETIMKPSTYNSVFTLHGVIMVFLFIIPAIPAVFGNFMLPIQIGAKDVAFPRLNLFSWYLYMIGAILAIVSLFTGGGAADTGWTFYVPYSIRSAQNVSMTTLAAFVLGFSSILTGLNFVVTIHRLRAPGMTWFRMPLFVWGLYATSWIQVLATPVIGITLALIMLERFMGIGVFDPALGGDPILYQHLFWIYSHPAVYIMILPAMGVVSEILPTFARKDIFGYKQIAISSLGIALIGYLVWGHHMFVSGMSDTSRIVFSLLTFLVAIPTGVKIFNWVATLYKGSIKFSAPLYYVLGFIFIFSIGGLTGLVLGALATDIHVTDTYFVVAHFHYVMFGGMGIMFFATMHYWFPKVFGKMYNEKLAVVACTVIIIGFNVLYFPFFIMGYMGMPRRYYDYLPQFEGWHILSTVGSWILVSGIVFMFGNLFYAMLKGPKAAVNPWGGTTLEWKVPSPPPLENFDEIPIVTGGPYVHNKSTYIMHPSKESINANGANKTVNQEAAL, from the coding sequence ATGGCTAATGGATCATTAGCAAATGATGTAAGTTACTTAGAATACGAAGGCAAGCATAAGGGGATCATGGGCTGGCTGCTTAGTGTTGATCATAAGCGCATTGGTCTGATGTACCTTATGGGTATCCTTGTATTCTTTTTTGTAGCTATGACACTTGGCGTACTGATGAGGCTTGAAATGCTTACGCCGGGTGAAACAATAATGAAGCCCAGCACATATAATTCCGTATTTACTCTGCACGGTGTTATCATGGTATTTCTTTTTATCATACCTGCAATACCTGCTGTGTTCGGAAATTTTATGCTGCCTATTCAGATAGGGGCAAAGGATGTTGCTTTCCCCAGGCTTAACCTGTTTTCATGGTATCTATACATGATAGGAGCAATACTTGCTATAGTATCCCTGTTTACAGGCGGCGGTGCCGCTGATACAGGATGGACATTCTATGTACCATACAGTATCCGTTCTGCGCAGAATGTATCTATGACAACTCTCGCAGCATTTGTATTAGGGTTTTCTTCAATATTAACCGGTTTGAATTTTGTAGTTACAATTCACCGTTTAAGAGCGCCGGGAATGACATGGTTCCGCATGCCGCTTTTTGTTTGGGGCTTGTATGCCACAAGCTGGATCCAGGTTCTGGCAACCCCGGTTATTGGTATAACGCTTGCGCTTATAATGCTTGAAAGGTTCATGGGTATCGGAGTATTCGATCCCGCATTGGGCGGTGACCCGATACTTTACCAGCATTTATTCTGGATATATTCACATCCCGCTGTATATATTATGATCCTTCCTGCGATGGGTGTAGTTTCTGAGATACTGCCAACATTCGCAAGAAAAGATATTTTCGGCTATAAACAGATCGCAATATCATCACTTGGTATCGCGCTGATCGGTTACCTTGTTTGGGGACACCATATGTTCGTAAGCGGAATGAGCGATACATCAAGAATAGTATTTTCACTCTTAACATTTTTAGTTGCTATTCCAACCGGCGTAAAGATATTTAACTGGGTTGCAACGCTTTACAAAGGTTCAATTAAGTTCAGCGCGCCGCTTTATTATGTACTTGGATTTATTTTTATATTTTCAATCGGCGGCTTAACCGGCCTTGTGCTTGGTGCACTGGCAACCGATATTCACGTTACCGATACATATTTTGTTGTTGCCCACTTCCATTATGTAATGTTTGGCGGAATGGGTATCATGTTCTTTGCAACCATGCATTACTGGTTCCCCAAGGTATTCGGTAAAATGTACAATGAAAAGCTTGCTGTTGTAGCATGTACAGTTATAATTATAGGCTTTAATGTTCTTTATTTCCCGTTCTTCATTATGGGATATATGGGAATGCCGAGAAGGTATTATGATTACCTTCCCCAGTTTGAAGGCTGGCATATACTTTCCACTGTAGGTTCATGGATACTTGTAAGCGGAATAGTATTTATGTTCGGTAATTTATTTTACGCTATGTTAAAAGGACCCAAGGCTGCTGTAAATCCATGGGGCGGCACAACACTTGAGTGGAAGGTTCCTTCACCCCCGCCGCTTGAAAATTTTGATGAAATTCCAATTGTTACAGGCGGACCGTATGTTCACAATAAATCAACATATATCATGCATCCAAGCAAAGAATCGATCAATGCGAACGGCGCAAATAAAACAGTTAACCAGGAGGCTGCATTATGA
- a CDS encoding SCO family protein codes for MLKITKIFALLIFMMLGLCRESSIADTTKQQVGVDEKLGEVIPLDLSFLDETGKPVTLRSLLNKPTLLTLVYYRCPGICSPLMNGVSSVVDKVDMEPGKDFNIVTISFNPREDYLMASGKKENYLNNMKKKIPAESWKFLTGDSSSIAKITDAVGFRYQQQGEDYIHGAVVTVLSQDGKIARYLYGTDFLPMDIKLAVIEASEGKSTPGINKLLKICYSYDPAGRKYVLNVTRIAGGGMLILIAGFVLILTLKKKKNKHNIPVNSNGKGSINNG; via the coding sequence TTGTTAAAGATCACAAAAATATTCGCCCTTTTAATTTTTATGATGCTCGGCTTGTGCCGGGAATCAAGTATTGCGGATACTACGAAACAGCAGGTTGGTGTAGATGAAAAGCTGGGCGAGGTTATCCCTCTTGATCTTTCTTTTCTGGATGAAACCGGCAAGCCGGTAACATTAAGAAGCCTGTTAAATAAACCAACATTGTTAACCCTGGTTTATTATAGGTGTCCCGGGATTTGCAGCCCGTTAATGAATGGTGTATCAAGTGTAGTGGATAAAGTTGATATGGAGCCGGGCAAGGATTTTAATATAGTAACTATCAGCTTTAATCCGAGAGAAGATTATTTAATGGCTTCAGGTAAAAAAGAAAATTACCTGAACAATATGAAGAAGAAAATTCCGGCTGAAAGCTGGAAATTCTTAACCGGTGACAGCAGCTCCATAGCGAAGATAACTGATGCAGTAGGTTTCAGGTACCAGCAGCAGGGCGAAGATTACATACACGGGGCAGTAGTAACAGTTCTTTCACAGGACGGCAAAATAGCACGATACTTATACGGCACTGATTTTTTGCCTATGGATATTAAGCTTGCTGTAATCGAAGCATCAGAAGGAAAATCAACACCGGGAATTAACAAGCTGTTAAAAATCTGTTACAGTTATGACCCGGCAGGCAGAAAGTATGTTTTAAATGTAACAAGGATTGCCGGCGGCGGAATGCTGATATTGATCGCCGGGTTTGTTCTGATATTAACGCTGAAAAAGAAAAAAAATAAACACAATATACCCGTAAATTCGAACGGGAAAGGAAGTATAAACAATGGCTAA
- a CDS encoding c-type cytochrome, with protein sequence MKDYFKFYGAVYIIVISAIIVMGTMYINDLPNVTKEKIGGFPVVAKDSTKDSTGQTADLPMVKGTLSPPTDVMKYISATPEMIDKGKSLFTMNCASCHGEQGKGDGVAGASLNPKPRNFHDLNGWTNGPSLTMMYKTLQEGITNRGMASYANLPPEDRLNMIMYIRTILPNYPPVTLVQLDSIDQVYSLTKGVKMPNQIPVKLAMDKILQQNSAIDQKVAAMVKQVNESKSDTAAYILKGITSNLTKALTVLAQDSSWNSNEMALIKIFDNNPVQNGFRARASYMLTQAQLSQLHAYLRKLFGVV encoded by the coding sequence ATGAAAGATTATTTTAAATTTTACGGAGCGGTTTACATTATTGTCATATCTGCAATAATAGTTATGGGAACAATGTATATTAATGACCTGCCGAATGTAACCAAAGAAAAAATCGGCGGATTTCCTGTAGTGGCTAAGGATTCGACGAAAGATTCCACAGGACAGACTGCAGATCTTCCGATGGTTAAAGGCACACTTTCTCCTCCGACTGATGTAATGAAATACATATCAGCTACACCTGAAATGATCGATAAAGGAAAATCTTTATTTACAATGAACTGCGCAAGCTGCCATGGCGAGCAGGGCAAGGGTGATGGTGTTGCAGGAGCAAGCCTTAACCCAAAACCGAGAAATTTCCACGATCTGAACGGCTGGACGAACGGTCCATCATTAACAATGATGTATAAAACTCTCCAGGAAGGTATAACAAACAGAGGTATGGCTTCTTATGCTAACCTGCCGCCTGAAGACAGGCTGAATATGATAATGTATATCAGGACAATTTTACCGAACTATCCACCGGTAACACTGGTGCAGCTTGATTCAATTGACCAGGTTTACAGCCTTACAAAAGGCGTTAAGATGCCTAACCAGATTCCCGTAAAGCTTGCTATGGATAAGATACTTCAGCAGAATTCCGCAATTGACCAGAAGGTTGCTGCCATGGTGAAACAGGTAAATGAAAGCAAATCAGATACAGCAGCTTATATTTTAAAGGGTATAACTTCCAATCTGACAAAAGCATTAACAGTGCTTGCGCAGGATTCAAGCTGGAATTCAAATGAAATGGCGCTGATAAAGATATTTGATAATAATCCTGTGCAGAACGGTTTCAGGGCAAGGGCATCGTATATGCTGACTCAGGCACAGCTTTCACAGCTTCATGCGTATTTGAGGAAATTGTTCGGGGTTGTTTAG
- a CDS encoding quinol:cytochrome C oxidoreductase has protein sequence MILGAAFVFTPQRAFFDYLWIYLFLVSIGVGSLALVALEYLVGATWSTPFRRITEIMASMTPVLILLAIPLLFGLHDLFHWTHAEAVEHDAILQSKSPYLNVPFFIARTAFCLLLWVLFYYMLTKNSEKQDLDGDPKYTKRNVTLSTIFAALFVITITITAIDWAMSLEPHWFSTIFGVYYFAGTVIAALAASTFASIKLKEGGYLDSHLGNDSFYSLGTLMFGFNVFWAYIAFSQFILIWYADLPEETFWMIHRWEGSWKFVSLALLFFHFVLPFLILVGRNAKTNLGLLKWMAPWMLFAHALDLYWLIFPTLFKGNASFGWQELSFPLIVIGLTMIVFKLSANKKNLMAVKDPKMEMGLDFHL, from the coding sequence ATGATATTAGGCGCTGCTTTTGTATTTACACCGCAGCGGGCATTTTTTGATTACCTCTGGATCTACTTATTCCTGGTATCAATTGGTGTTGGTTCGCTTGCGCTTGTTGCTTTGGAGTATCTTGTTGGCGCAACCTGGAGCACTCCTTTCAGAAGAATTACAGAGATCATGGCTTCTATGACCCCGGTACTGATACTGCTTGCAATCCCTTTGTTATTCGGTTTGCATGACCTGTTTCACTGGACTCATGCCGAAGCAGTAGAACATGATGCGATACTGCAGTCAAAATCTCCTTATCTGAATGTCCCGTTCTTTATAGCAAGAACAGCATTTTGCCTGCTGTTATGGGTATTATTCTATTATATGCTGACTAAAAATTCTGAAAAGCAGGACCTGGACGGCGACCCAAAGTACACAAAAAGAAATGTTACACTTTCAACCATATTTGCAGCATTATTTGTAATTACTATTACGATAACTGCAATTGACTGGGCAATGAGCTTAGAGCCGCATTGGTTCAGTACAATCTTCGGAGTTTATTATTTTGCAGGTACTGTTATTGCAGCTTTGGCAGCATCAACTTTTGCAAGCATTAAGCTGAAAGAAGGCGGTTACCTGGATTCACACTTAGGCAATGATAGTTTTTATTCATTAGGAACATTGATGTTCGGCTTTAATGTGTTCTGGGCATATATAGCGTTCTCTCAGTTCATACTTATTTGGTATGCTGATCTTCCTGAAGAAACATTCTGGATGATACACCGCTGGGAAGGAAGCTGGAAGTTTGTTTCACTTGCACTATTATTCTTCCACTTTGTGCTTCCGTTTTTAATACTTGTCGGAAGGAATGCCAAAACAAATCTTGGTTTATTAAAATGGATGGCTCCATGGATGCTGTTTGCTCATGCTTTAGACCTGTACTGGCTGATCTTCCCGACATTATTCAAAGGGAATGCTTCTTTTGGATGGCAGGAACTCAGCTTCCCGCTGATAGTTATCGGCTTAACTATGATAGTATTCAAACTGAGCGCCAATAAGAAAAACCTGATGGCTGTTAAAGATCCGAAAATGGAAATGGGACTGGACTTTCATCTGTAA
- a CDS encoding DUF3341 domain-containing protein produces the protein MIGKILKKFDDRFLKSEPRTGKLFAVAALYDTPDQIIHAAEKVSGSGYKKFDVLTPYPVHGMDGAMNLKPTGIGWVGLIAGMSGTFLAFLMIWWMVGINYPNIFGGKPYFNLPASIPIMFELTVLLSALTLVGSLIALFMKLPANANPLMDTEFIKRVTSDKFGIYIEASDPKFKLEEVRKLFEELGSTDISNIHEAEYEVGDTKNPLMNTKFVGALVGTSLVTAAVTYFVLNVLLFLPPFNWMHYQPKVLPQTESKFFKDGYSMRKPVEGTVARGFMPYEFKGMPDSLVVATPNPLPVTQKVLDLGKKRYNTYCSPCHGNYGKGDSRLRGQFPVPPTLHSQKVTNWKDANIYHVITNGQNTMPSYASSISRDDRWAIIHYLRVLQRSANAPDSDVEGK, from the coding sequence ATGATAGGTAAAATATTAAAGAAGTTTGATGACAGGTTTTTAAAGAGCGAGCCAAGGACAGGAAAACTGTTCGCAGTTGCCGCTTTATATGACACTCCTGATCAGATAATACACGCAGCCGAAAAAGTATCCGGCTCGGGTTACAAAAAATTTGATGTGCTGACCCCGTATCCTGTTCACGGGATGGACGGAGCAATGAACCTGAAGCCAACAGGCATAGGGTGGGTTGGTTTAATAGCCGGTATGAGCGGCACTTTCCTGGCTTTCCTGATGATATGGTGGATGGTTGGAATTAATTATCCGAATATCTTCGGCGGTAAACCATACTTTAACCTGCCGGCATCGATCCCGATAATGTTCGAGCTGACAGTTCTGCTTTCAGCATTAACACTGGTTGGTTCTTTAATAGCTTTATTCATGAAGCTGCCGGCAAACGCTAATCCGTTAATGGATACTGAATTCATTAAACGGGTTACCAGCGATAAGTTCGGTATTTATATTGAGGCTTCTGATCCGAAGTTCAAGCTTGAAGAAGTTCGTAAATTGTTTGAGGAGCTTGGCTCAACAGATATCAGCAATATACACGAAGCTGAGTATGAAGTTGGTGATACAAAAAATCCTTTAATGAACACCAAGTTTGTTGGTGCACTGGTAGGCACAAGTTTAGTTACAGCCGCAGTTACTTATTTTGTTCTTAACGTACTTTTATTTTTACCGCCATTTAACTGGATGCATTACCAGCCCAAGGTGCTTCCGCAGACAGAAAGCAAGTTCTTTAAAGACGGGTACTCAATGCGTAAACCGGTTGAGGGAACAGTTGCAAGAGGATTTATGCCGTATGAATTCAAAGGAATGCCTGATAGTTTGGTTGTAGCAACCCCGAACCCGCTTCCTGTAACACAAAAAGTTCTTGATCTTGGCAAGAAAAGGTACAATACATACTGCTCACCCTGCCACGGAAATTATGGTAAGGGCGACAGCAGGCTCCGCGGACAGTTCCCGGTTCCGCCAACGCTGCACTCTCAGAAAGTTACAAACTGGAAAGACGCGAATATTTATCATGTAATAACCAACGGCCAGAATACAATGCCTTCGTATGCAAGCTCAATTTCAAGGGATGACCGCTGGGCAATTATTCATTACCTGCGTGTTCTGCAAAGATCAGCAAATGCGCCGGATAGTGATGTTGAAGGAAAGTAA